One Sparus aurata chromosome 23, fSpaAur1.1, whole genome shotgun sequence genomic window, aataatcaataatctgTTAATGCACCAAAGATAATATAACTGTCCTTCTGTCTCAGATGAAGAAGTGTCTTCCTGCTAACAGCGCCCGTCCGTCAGACGACAGACTGACCACCGTCCAGTTCCATCCCTCCGCTCAGGTCGTCATGACGGCCGGCCTCGACCAATCAGTCTCCCTCTTCCAGGTACACGCAGCCAATCAGctctctgtgacatcatcagacaGGACTCGGAGGCAGGTGCACATCTTGTGACTCCATGTTTTGTCCCACAGGTGGACGGGAAGACGAACCCGAAGATCCAGAGCATCCACCTGGACCGGTTCCCCGTCCACAAGGCTCAGTTCAGCCACGACGGGGAGACGGTGATCGCCACCAGCCTGAAGAACAAGATGTTCTACCTGTACGACATGATGGAGGGCCGAGTCACACCTGTGCACACGGTCAGAGGTGAGTCAGGGGCTCAGGGGTCAGGAGGAGAGCAGGGCGACATGTACCTGTCTGTGATTCTCTGCACAGGGAGGTTGTGAGCAGCTGTGTTATTGATCTCTCAGCTCGGATGATTGATTGATCggttctgtctgtgtgcaggtcTGAATGAAGCCAGAGTGAAGGAGTTCTCCGTGTGTCCTGAAGGAGGCGCTCTGCTGCTCACTGGAACCAACGGATACCTGCACCTCCTCACACTCAAGGtgactcttctcctccttcacctccttcacctccttcttcttcttcttttcctccgatctcctcgtcctcctgtAGTTTGCTGCAGGTGTCGACAGATTTACTCAAACAGgaagtttctttttcttcttctgtgtgtgtgtgtgtgtgtgtgtgtgtgtgtgtgtgtgtgtgtgtgtgtgtgtgtgtgtgtgcgcagactAAGGAGGTGGTTCGCAGTATGAAGATAAACGGTGACATCAGCGGCGTCGCCTTCTCACACGACGGCAGCAAAGTCTACGCCAActcaggtgagtgtgtgatgttCAGAGCgggtgtgacatcacagctccaCTTCCTGTCAGTCATGTGatcaacctgtgtgtgtgtgtgtgtgtgtgtgtgtgtgtagaggagggggaggtgtaTGTGTGGGACATGCGCAGCAGTCGGTGTGTGAACAGGTTCACAGATGACGGCTGTGTGAAGGGAACGTCCATCGCCGCTTCACCCAACGGACGCTACCTCGCCTGCGGGTAAGACACGCCCACCCACACCGTCCAGCCTTCTGATTGGCTCTTAGCCATCTGTCAGTCAGAATCCTGTCTGAGAAGATATCGAATCAAAATCAGTCTGAAGATTTTGAACACCTGAAGATTATCCATGTTGTGTCATTTACATTCAGAAGTGCATaaagaaaatgacttttttaGAGGTTTGTTTCCTTCATGtttgtctgtatttatttatctttgtattgtttcactaatttatttattttcccttttaattatttttattgtttttgttttgattttgtttttttatttatttttttttttacaaacatattccaactaataataatactataaagaaagaaagaaaaaaaataaataaaataaaataaaaaataaaataaaaaaaagaaagcaaaacacaagcagacaaacaaatagCACGCTTCCAGTCCCTCCAAAAGCCCCGCCCCCCTTAAATGGTTTCAGGCACTATAACTACGACCTTCATAAGcaaattcaaaagaaatgtCGAGCgaacaaaaacatgtacatcACAACGACATCAGATAATTTTTCATTGGAGCCCAAATTTCAACATAACCTGCATCATTATTCTCCAGACTAAAGGCTGCTTTCTCTAGACTCACTGCCTCCATCGCTCGGTGACCCACTCCCTCTCAGGTGGAGTTTTGGCGCAGATCCAGTTATTGATGATCACCTTTTTTGTGATCATGCATAAAGAGAGGAGCACTTTCTTGTCCTTTGGTGgaactttattaaaatgatgTAGATCTCCTAATATACTGTGGTGTTAGTGGAATAGTTATGTTAATGTGGTTCATAGCGTGTTTTGTTTTACTAAACCAAATTTCTATTTTATGGCAATCCCAGAGTAAATGAAACAAAGTTCCATCAGTATAGCCACATTTTAGACTTTACTGTCTTCTTGTAAGCCCATTGTAAATAGTTTTGACGCTGTGTAGTATAATCTGTTGAGTATTTTGAATTgtcttagtttattttttatacatcGAAAAGGTTGCCTTGCATTTTTCCATCTACCGTTCCAGGACAGCTCTTCCTCTCGTTTATGCAGAACTCTGGCCAACATCAAATTGATCACCAATGCTATCATTCAGAGTTTAATACCAAAATGTaactgcatttttattgttaatatattgattcacattaaaagtatttattaGTGAAGAACActaatgaagcagaaatgataaagaaatgtaaaaactctGGACATGAAGCCGTTCAGACGAACCAATAGAGGAAAAATATGCctcagaaataaatgaataaattaattaatgcatTACAGAATAGATAAAATGGAAAGTTACTAAACGGGGCAGTTTATACAAAGACAAACACCTTTTGGCTCCTCCGGCGCTCCGTACAGCTCCGTCACAGGTTAAACTACATCAGGTCGCTCTGTGAACTCGTCAGTGATTTCTGTCTGTAGCTCGGTCGGTGTTgatcttctctctgtctcagctCTCAGGCGGGCGTGGTCAACATCTACTCTCAGGAGGCGTGTCTAAATTCAGCCAATCCCAAACCTCTGAGAGCAGTGATGAACCTGCTGACGTCAGCGACCTCCCTCGCCTTTAACCCCTCCTCTGAGATCCTCGCCATCGCCTCGCGAGCCGAGGACGAGGCCATACGACTGGTaagatgacgatgatgatgatggcaatgatgatgatggcgatgatgatgatgatgatgatgatgatgatgatgtcattaacCCTGCGTATCGCTCCAGGTGCACCTGTCCAGCCTCTCCGTCTTCTCTAACTTCCCCGTGTCCAAGAAGAAGATGGTTTATCGAGCCAGCTGCCTCGACTTCTCCCCACACAGCGGCTTCTTCTCATTGGCTAACAACAAAGGACACGCCCCTCTCTTCAGGTGAGACAGGACATCAGCTCCTGtcaatcaaaatgtttatttatgtcatttagattattaatgttttttgtattattatttttgtgtctCCGTCTCCCGAcccaacaaaacacaaaaataatctTTCGACTGAACAAACGACAGAACTGAACCCTCGCATGATGTTCAGagacacagaacacaaaccTCTCTGATCCGTGTGTCAGAACAGctgacatcacactgatgatcatgAAGTTCTGTTCTGAAGCTCAGTTCACAGCTGAGACGTCGTTCACACGGGAATAAAGACAGAACTTCTTTGTTCTAAGAGCTGAGAacatcttctgtgtgtgtgtctgttcaggtTGCTGCATTACAAAGACTTCTGAAGACCTGAACTCTGGAGGCTCGGGTCCGACCCGCTTAAAGGACCAGTCCGCTGTTCTGCCATGTTCTGACTGCAACATGTGAGCAGCTGATCTGAAGACGGAACATAAATGTGACAGCTGCTGATGAGTCGCTGTGACGGAGGCTGACTGCTGCGTCtcatgtttttactgtttgtatCAAGAGAAATTATAAAGCGTATAAAACATCTGATCGCTCGCTCGCtcgttggtttgtttgtttgtgttgttttttactaCATTAATACACTTAAATCATTTGGACCCAAAATGTCTCCTTCGTCTTATAATTCATCATCTTTAACTCTTATTTTAGACTCAATATCTCAAAGTATGAACATCAACAACatcattttaaacttttcaaCCAGAATAATTTAGAGTTTAGGAACTGAAACCGAAGTTTGAAACCTTCCAGAGCGTTTAGTGTCACCTCACCTGTCTGCAGATCATTCAACCTGTGATCAATAGATCGATCAGCTGCTGCCAGAAACACGATAAACACGTTTCACTTAAAGCTTTAATACCTTTAACCTGGTGATCATAATTCTGACTCGTGATGTCACAAATGAGACAAACAGACGTCAGTGTGGACACGGAGCGCCTCGTTACactgacatcacactgtgacatcacactgtgacatcacactgacatcacactgtttattttattgattttaaacaacaggaaacatgaaacagaaataaacacgAGCAGTGATGTTTTTACTGTAAAGATCTGCTGACACTCGTGTTGAATCAAAgatcatttaaaggtgcagtctgtaACTTTTGTCTCCCCCTTGTGGCCACATGGGGGACTCGGTGGGCACCGCTGTCTCCACAGACCCATCATTCATCAATAAATTCATACTCAGCTGTTCAGTCACATAAAGATTAAAGTTgtgaatttgaaatgaaaatattgataataataatcagaacTTTGATCATTCAGACtcacaacaaagtaaaacattatttCATGCGTATTGTCGTGCAGCAGTTTGTACCTGatgaatttaattaaatgtgattatttgaGTTTAACGAGAGATTAAATATAATGTGTctgaataaaatataaagtttgaacaataaaagataaaaacaagaaacaaaataaaagatttcacattaagtttttatttaagaaaagaataataatgtaaataaagtttatatGAAATAAAGAATGTAGAGCTTCGATTATAGAAATGAAATAAGTGTGTAAACCACCAGCAGGAGGCGCTGCAGCGGGTTAACAACAGGTGGATGTAAACATGCAGTGACTCCACCTTCAAAACTCACCTGACGGCTTCATTCATGGCTGAGGCTCCGCCCACTGATGACAGCAACCTGAGTTTCAGGATTAGTCACAGAAACACGTCGACGCTCGGGGACGCCAGGTAAGAAACTCTCCGCTCACCTGCAGAGTTCAAACTCTGGACATATTTGACCTGaagatgaatgtgtttttttccaccaaCATGTAATTTGTTATTTGTAATCTGTAATCTATAATCTATAATCTATAATCTGTAATCTATAATCTGCGCCTCCATCACACATCAGGGACTGTGTCAGACTCTGGTTGAGGCTCAGCAACGTGTTTCCTTCAGACCGCAGATTTATTCTAGAAGCTGATCAGAGTGAGGCTGATGACTctgtgaggcgttcagggaccTGCTGTGGTCAGTGAACGCATCACGATGACACTTGTCGGTTGTGGTTTCTGGTTTGTTGTGAGAGGACGTTAATGTCTTTACTGTGAGTGAAGAGATGATCCGTGGGAACCATCAGtgtgttagcctagcttagcatgaagactgggAACAGTGGAAACTGTGAtctgaaacacaaactgtgATTTTACATTTCTAATGTTGAAtcacatgacaaagaaaaagtattttatgcAAAATAAGATGATTGACAGTTAACAgacaaagctgttttttatcgACTCTGTACTTTAACAAAGTATTGAGCAGCTTCACCATGAAAACGTCTCCTGACATCTTTCATCACGTTAAAGATCGATGAGATAAATAAGATTCATTTCGGGGCTCAGATGTTTTCAGTTGACTTTGAATCATTTTAGTTTTAAGCTGCTGGAAGGGTTTAAATTTTGGTTTGGTATCAACTCGCAGGTGTTGGACGACGTTAATATCTTTAAAATGACGGATTTTTCACAGATGTGAGAGAAATGTTGTCGATTCAAGAGCCAAACGTTTCATAACatggaaaaataaactgaagaaaCTGTCGGAGGAAAAGTTCCGGCGTTTTCAGAGACACATTCAGACggcagttagcctagcttagcataaagaccgaCTCACACTGCAGGATCCAGTCCTGATCCGTCCCTGTGGACTGTGGTCGGTCCAGTCTTCACCTTCCTGAACTGGCCTCGATAATGTCGAACATGTTTGATAGTTACAGTTTACACCTGaacaaccaatgagagaggCCTCCTGGAGCAGTGGACGGGCGTTGCCAGGCAACAGTAGCCGTTATAGCCCtcgaggctaacgttagcttcacACAGCCATTGACAGAAGTCTCTGCTCCGGTTCTTTCTGAAGACAGAAACCCGTCTTCACCTCGTCTCAGTTCTGATCATACGAGCTCCTCCATGAGGCGGTACCGGGCTCCCTGTGGTACCGAGACACACATCCAGCTCAGTGAGCCATCAGAACTCCAGCTGAAACGTGATTTAAGATTGGTTTAGCAGGTTTTCAATGAAAGAACAAATATCGGTGCTGATTTAACCCACAGACGTCCTGTGTCACAGCTCACGTCCACTTTCATCACTTCAGATTTAATGTCTTCAAAGTCTTTcagtaaaaatagaaatatgagTAAAGCTGTAAAACTACAACACAACTAAACCTGCTGAGAGTCCAAGTGTCTCAGTgtgagcagaaccagaaccttcAGGTGAATACATCAGGAACTGCAACAAAGAAATAATAACATAACAGATCAAATAGAAAACTTCAAAGGAAAGTGAAGAAAACTgtgaattcaaatcaaatcagaacagaaatgtttctacgtctaataaattaattactgcaacgttcatttttattttctctgctgAGTTTATTCAACACGTTCATTCACTAAATGTTCGTTAGTTTCGATCCTCCGTCTGCATGAATGTTAAAAATCTCCTGTTCCTGGAGGAGAACAGGTaacactgaacacacctgaCATACAGGTGAGGTGGCCACGCCCCCTGTCCTCCTGGTCACACCTGTTCAGAGCAGCAGGTGGTTATCAGCTTCATGAGAGACACAAACCCTGAGAAGAAGCTGCAGCCAGGTAGAGAACAGCACACCTGtacaccgtgtgtgtgtgtgtgtgtgtgtgtgtgacggctgctgtttgttatttctgtctcagtctgtttgtgtgtcggAGTTCAGTTCTGACTCAGTGGAATGTAGTCGGACCGGATCTCCGCTCCAGTTTTACCTGCAGGATCCTCGATGACGTCACCAAACTTCagaattctgtttttatttctgcgCGAGAACAAAGTCTGTGTTCAGACTGAAGCGACGAGCTGCAGCTGTTCAAGTGCTCTTCAGTTAcaaagtaatctattacatcTATTACATATACACATAATAAACACATGAACGTACAGAAATTAATCTTCAGTATTTTTGGTGCGtaacaaacaacagaaaacacagaatgtATGATAAATTAATtgtctacatttatttttggtgcatttaatggtAATCTGATTTATGGACTCATTTATTAGTATTATGATGGTTTAATTCTTAGTTTTGTCAGTGTCAGGCCTCCGTACGTGTCTCTGAGGACGTACAGAAGCTGTGAAGTGACGAGTGAAgagtgtctgcagtgtgaacgtCTGAACTCTCCTGAGGTTGAACCCTCTGAGGGATGTGAAGCTAACTGTTAGCACAGCAGCGCTAACAGTTAGCACAGCAGCGCTAACACCCAGctgtctctcctgcagcagcatgaCGATGGCGGAGGCCGCGGCTCCAGATCTGTTCTCAGAGCAGGAATTAacctgctccatctgtctggatctGTTCGACGAGCCTGTCTCCACACCCTGCGGACACAACTTCTGCCAGGTAACTCTCAGCCTCTCTGTAGactcagtgtttggtttgtccactCTGGGCTACCGTACAAACATGGAGGCCTCAGTGCAGAACTTCTAAATCCTCCACACAGAACATCTTTACtgaaccttcttcttcttcttctcctcctcctcctgctcctcctcctcctgctcctcctccccctcctgctcctccttctcctcctcctgctcctccccctcctcccctcctgctcctccccctcctcccctcctgctcctccccctcctcctcctcctcctcttcctcctcctgctcctcctcctgctcctcctcctcctcctcctgctcctcctcctcctcctcctgctcctgctcctccctcctgctcctcctcctcctcctcctgctcctcctcctcctcctcctgctcctcctcctcttcctcctcctcctcctgctcctcctcctgctcctcctcctcctcctcctgctcctcctcctcctcctcctcctgctcctcctgctcctcctcctcctcctcctcctgctcctcctcctgctcctcctcctcctcctgctcctcctcctcctcctgctcctcctcctcctcctcctcctgctcctcctcctcctcctcctcctcctcctcctcctcacaggcgTGTATCGGGGGTTACTGGGCGTCCAGTCCGGTGTGCACGTGTCCTCTGTGTAAGCGTCAGTTTGAGGAGCGTCCTCGTCTCAGCGTCAACAAAGTCTTCGCTCTGATAGCAGATAAATACAAAGTTGCTCGTTATGGCGCCGCCGGGTTGTCTGCGCCGGTCAGGAATGGCGGGACGGCGTCCCTGACGGGCGCCGCGACAGCGGGTACAGACCTGAGCAGCACCAACCCGTTTGTGACGGCGTCCGGTGAGGAGGTGGTGTGGTGTGACGTGTGCACAGGTGTGAAGCAGCCGGCCGTCAgctcctgtctcacctgcacCGCCGCCTACTGCGCTGAGCACGTGAAGCCACATGAGACCACGCCCTTCTACGCCAAACACCCGCTGATGGACCCCCAGGAGGCCCTCAGGGGCCGGACCTGCACCGCACACCGCCGCCTGCTGGAggtgagaggaaacacacactgtgactgATCGGTGCTGATCAGGTGATCAATACGTTTGTACAGCTTCATTAGACTCTGAGAAGTAATCCACTGTGATGagtgtaactgagtacattcaCTCAGGTACTTCTAAGTTCTTGTACTTTACCTGAGGTCTTGTCCTGATTATCTCCTGATGATGCGTTCACTTGTCCAGGTGTACTGTCGGACATGTCAGCGCTGCATCTGTGCCATCTGTGTCCTGGAGGAACACCGAACACACAAAACCGTCTCAGTCCAAACTGAGCGGCTCAGCAaacaggtagaggaggaggtggtgttgTTACTGTGATGATGAGTCGTCCTCATGTGACAACCAGCTCAGCCAATGACAGCGActctgctcacctgtgtgcTCAGAAACAGGTAGCGAGGACGGAGCAGGAGATCCTGAACCGgatcaaagagagagagattcacgTGACTCAGCTGAAGAGGAAACTGGACGGAGTCAAAGTCAGacatctttctttctccatccTCTACGTTATTTAAAACAATGATGGATGTATTGATccgtcacttcctgtttctcttcaGACGTACGCAGACGGAGAGCGAGGCGAGGTGGAGCAGCTCCTGGACCAGGTGTCCAGCTCGTTGGACAGGATCCGGTCTCAGGTGGTGGGCGGGATCGAGAACCAGCTGGACGCTGTGATGTCAAAGGGGGAGGGACTGGTGAGCCGTCTGGAGGCGGAGCTTAGCCTGCTGGCGGACAGGAGGGCCACGCTGGAGCTCCAGGCTATCAGTCAGGATCACATCGGCTTCCTGCAGGTGAGAGCGTTCGATCGTCACCTGGTGAGAATGACTGTTAGCTTAGCAACAGTCTGTTagcgtgacctctgacccctcccctcctcctcagagttATGAGGAGGCCACAGCTCCTCTGGAGGAGGATCAGCAGAACGAGATGGACGATGACGAGGAGTTCTCCCTCCACTTCCAGCTGGGGGAGGTGAAGAGCGCTCTGTCCGAGGTGAAGGACAAGATGGATGACATCAGGATGGGGGAGGTCCGGACCCGAGGGTCCAGAGGCTCCTGTGAGTCACAGACCATCAAAACATGAGAGgaatttatataaataaaaaatgttccaGTTAtgacatgaaacacaaacaccgACCTGCGTCGTCTGTTTCAGTCTCGTCTGGTGACCTGATGGCGGCGGAGAGCGTGATGAGTCTGAGAGCGAGCAGCGCCAGTCTGAGGAAGAGTCAGTGGTCTCTGAGAGGTCGGTGACGATCCGCCGTCACAGAACACCAATAACACCGACTTTTACTGTGAAAGAACGACTGACTGTTTCCTGTCTCCCTGCAGATctgaagaagaacaaacaggTCACAGGACACAAGAAGGCCCGGGTCTACATGGGTCAGAACTCCCTGTCATCACAActatttcattttgatttattagAAAGTACACAGAGTTAAAGTAACTGAGTATTGTGTTAGCACTCTAGTATTCTAGCGTGCTAACAAGTTAGCATAGCTCACAGCTGAGCGTAGTAGTATTGTAACTagtcagtgttgttgttgttgttgttgtttagtcCAGATGTATTAAAACTAGCTGCGgcttgagctaaatgctaattgCATGTAAgcctgctaacattagcaatcTGCTCTAATAAGCTAATACTCTGTTAGCAGTCAGCTCAGTCTGACGGTCTGAAATGTCCCAACCAGGCCACCGTACAGAGAAAAAACCTTTGATACAGGGAACATGGCGCCCCCTGTGGTCAAACATCAGTGTGCGATGACAGTTGGTTTGTTGGTGCCACACTTTGTTAATGTCTCCCCGCGGTGACCTTGTTGTCTACAGAGGACGTGGTTCTGAACCCGGTGACGGCGTATCCGTTCCTGATCCTGTCTGAGGACCGGAAGCAggtgaagagaggagagaagctgcagtTCTACAGAAACAGTCAGCAGCGCTTCGACGTCTGGTCCTGCGTCATCGCTAAAGAGGGCTTCAGCACCGGGAGACACTACTGGGAGGTCAGACTCAGGACGCACATGAACCTGAtccaggaccaggtgtgacatCTAACTctctgtttccacctgtgcagGTGTTTGTCGGAGAGAGTAAGGACTGGAAGCTGGGCGTGGTCAGTGAGTCGGCTCAGAGGAAAGGACTGTTTGACATGAGCCCCCCCAACGGATACTACGCCCTCTGGTGGAGCAGCAGCCACCTGCGGGCGCTCACAGCCCCGCCGCTGACCAAGGTCTGCTATAccatatcatattatattataatgttttatattatatcatattaatgttttatgttgtgaaCAGACTCTACCAGCTGTAGATTCAGTCTGTGGTCGACTTCTGCCAGAGAAACAGATGAAAAGTTAGAGATGatgaacaacaaaataaatcagaatatGAGATaatcagaacat contains:
- the utp18 gene encoding U3 small nucleolar RNA-associated protein 18 homolog — translated: MADGNVIKLPVTEERAPAKKKARPPKFNARQEAQTRQKNVRRLAALGEEDGSVKLLEELVFGAEDELVERLVEEDEQQVDTLLLEDAAEESGQSEAEDEARQQRQPTRVAAWVDEDDELEEAVYMKHRYRRDLIKGEAESIMTKQKLQQRMREQFQRSMGGTPSWAESSAVKKRKKERDDEDDEEDEDEDDDLLRRTGNFVASPDSLPSGVLRMKKCLPANSARPSDDRLTTVQFHPSAQVVMTAGLDQSVSLFQVDGKTNPKIQSIHLDRFPVHKAQFSHDGETVIATSLKNKMFYLYDMMEGRVTPVHTVRGLNEARVKEFSVCPEGGALLLTGTNGYLHLLTLKTKEVVRSMKINGDISGVAFSHDGSKVYANSEEGEVYVWDMRSSRCVNRFTDDGCVKGTSIAASPNGRYLACGSQAGVVNIYSQEACLNSANPKPLRAVMNLLTSATSLAFNPSSEILAIASRAEDEAIRLVHLSSLSVFSNFPVSKKKMVYRASCLDFSPHSGFFSLANNKGHAPLFRLLHYKDF
- the btr30 gene encoding bloodthirsty-related gene family, member 30 isoform X3 → MTMAEAAAPDLFSEQELTCSICLDLFDEPVSTPCGHNFCQACIGGYWASSPVCTCPLCKRQFEERPRLSVNKVFALIADKYKVARYGAAGLSAPVRNGGTASLTGAATAGTDLSSTNPFVTASGEEVVWCDVCTGVKQPAVSSCLTCTAAYCAEHVKPHETTPFYAKHPLMDPQEALRGRTCTAHRRLLEVYCRTCQRCICAICVLEEHRTHKTVSVQTERLSKQKQVARTEQEILNRIKEREIHVTQLKRKLDGVKTYADGERGEVEQLLDQVSSSLDRIRSQVVGGIENQLDAVMSKGEGLVSRLEAELSLLADRRATLELQAISQDHIGFLQSYEEATAPLEEDQQNEMDDDEEFSLHFQLGEVKSALSEVKDKMDDIRMGEVRTRGSRGSFSSGDLMAAESVMSLRASSASLRKSQWSLRDLKKNKQVTGHKKARVYMEDVVLNPVTAYPFLILSEDRKQVKRGEKLQFYRNSQQRFDVWSCVIAKEGFSTGRHYWEVFVGESKDWKLGVVSESAQRKGLFDMSPPNGYYALWWSSSHLRALTAPPLTKVKSPPKLRQVGVFLDMDEGQVSFYNVKSGSEIYSFNGTSEFTERMFPLLGTADKEVPLVLMTTQHQLA
- the btr30 gene encoding bloodthirsty-related gene family, member 30 isoform X1, which codes for MAEAPPTDDSNLSFRISHRNTSTLGDASSMTMAEAAAPDLFSEQELTCSICLDLFDEPVSTPCGHNFCQACIGGYWASSPVCTCPLCKRQFEERPRLSVNKVFALIADKYKVARYGAAGLSAPVRNGGTASLTGAATAGTDLSSTNPFVTASGEEVVWCDVCTGVKQPAVSSCLTCTAAYCAEHVKPHETTPFYAKHPLMDPQEALRGRTCTAHRRLLEVYCRTCQRCICAICVLEEHRTHKTVSVQTERLSKQKQVARTEQEILNRIKEREIHVTQLKRKLDGVKTYADGERGEVEQLLDQVSSSLDRIRSQVVGGIENQLDAVMSKGEGLVSRLEAELSLLADRRATLELQAISQDHIGFLQSYEEATAPLEEDQQNEMDDDEEFSLHFQLGEVKSALSEVKDKMDDIRMGEVRTRGSRGSFSSGDLMAAESVMSLRASSASLRKSQWSLRDLKKNKQVTGHKKARVYMEDVVLNPVTAYPFLILSEDRKQVKRGEKLQFYRNSQQRFDVWSCVIAKEGFSTGRHYWEVFVGESKDWKLGVVSESAQRKGLFDMSPPNGYYALWWSSSHLRALTAPPLTKVKSPPKLRQVGVFLDMDEGQVSFYNVKSGSEIYSFNGTSEFTERMFPLLGTADKEVPLVLMTTQHQLA